TAATATGTAAAATGTTTCATATTAATTTTGATAAATCAGACCGACATTTCCGTTTGCACCATTACCTAACACAGCAGCATTATCGTGAGAAGTTTGCTCAATCATAAATTGGTTCATATTACTGCTAACTAGGTCAACTGTTACATTTGAATGAGAACCTGTTTGAAGAGTGAACACGCGGTTATCGTTACTGTTCATTAAGTCGATATCAACATCGTTCCAATCACCACCACCAACATCAGTGTTCACAATTGTTTCTACGTAGTTTCCATCACCCAAGACATCGATAGCCACATCGTTTCTGTCTACACTGCCGTTACTAAACTCAGTGTAAGTCGTATTTGAGTTACCGTTAATGTATACGTCCGCTTCATTTCGGTCAGCACCACCTTTAGCTTTTACTACCGAAATGTTCTCGTCACCCATTTGAGTGACGCGTAGATCATTAAGACGGCCAGATCCATTCACTTTTACTCTAGCTTGGTTATGTAAACCGTCTTGATCTATCAGAGCGTTGTTTCTTCTGTAGCGCAGTTTCACGTGGGCTTCGTTGAGGTTACCTGATTGTTCAACAACAACATCCGATTTGTAACTAGCATGTGTATCAACAAGAGCTACATGCCCATCCGTAGTACCTGATGTGTTTTGGTTGATAGTCACATTCGCCATGTCACCACTACCCATTTGCCATACAGCTGTGTTGTCCATCGCCAACGGCTCGATAGCTGCTACTTTCCCTTTAATGCCGAGGTCCGTTGTGCCTTCTTTAACACCAATTGCTGGCTCTGGTGCTGGATAAGGTGCAGGAAGTGGATCTGCTTGAGCTGCGTTAAAGCCAATAACGGCACCGACTATCATTCCAATTTGTGTAAGTTTCATAGGTTGTATCCTTCTGCTTTTCCATGTCGACTATGTATCACTTCATGTGAAGTGGCTGTGAATCAAGCTTTCTATACTGCGCACTAATTTGCTTGATTGATAAAGATCCTCATCGAGCTCGATGCGTTAACGATCGCTAAATCGTGCCCATCTTGAGAAATTCCTAAGTTGTCACCTCCCGAACCAGCCATAAACGCGACATTATGATTACCTTTTTGGTCGATGCTTAATTGGCTTCTTTGTCCAGAGAAGTTTGCTTGTCCTAGTACTGCCAAATTGTGGTTTCCATCTTGGGAAATCAGCGCTTCACTATTCCCACCGATCTGCCCAACTACAGCGGTATTACCTGTGCCTTCTTGATTTATATATGCGACATTATTCCTCCCTACTTGAGAAATATCAGCGGAATTAGAATATCCGCTCTGTTTTATTTTCGCTCTATTATTTGCTTTAATTCCTGGGCTATATTGAACAATGGTAGCATTTGAATCAGAGCTATTAGTTATGTCGATCTCTGAATAGTTGTCTAAGTCTGTAGAGTACATATTATAAAGTTCTCTGTACTCATTAACTATGTCTCGATCCACATTGTATAAAAAGTCTCCTTCAACATCAGAAGCCATTGAAACATTGACATTACCTATTGATAAATATAAACAAGCCACGCTTGCAAGAGACGCTATCTTACTTATCATCATGTCTACCTTAAAATATCTAATGTTCACCTGATCAACAAAGAATACATATTAACGACGAGCTTATATTTGAGGAAAACTCTCTACTCGCGATCATCTATATATTCCTGCTGAACGCCATGTAACTCACTAGCATGAGGGAATAATAGGTTTGCAGATGAATATCATCTATAAACTTAGAGGTAAAAATATTTAATTGCATATGATAAATTTAATTAGTAATTGTTGCGCCTACCTCTACATTAGTTAACTAAATCCTATTTAAAATTAACCCGAAAGTTTATATATGCCACTGTGAGCATCAGTTAGGCTTAATTGTGTTTCGATGAATCATATTTTTATTTCGTAAATGGAAGCCCATATGACAATGAAACTGTATATCGTTGCGTTGCTGTCTTGCACTGTTAGTGCAGGAGAAAAGAGTCACAGACTTGAAAATGGTGCGCCTTTAGAAAATGGGACAAACTTTGAGGATTCGACAAAAAGCTTGAAGGAACAATTTAACGACTTTAGTGAAGTGAATGGGATAATAGTTGACAGAACAATTACGCGCTTAGGTGATGATTTTTATTTCTTCTTCTCGCAATCGATCAATGAAAATTATCCCAACCTGAAGGAAAATTTGACGGTAAAAGAGAGACCAACAGCATTGTCTGGAAGCATCATAGAGGTTCAGCACTCTAGAAAACCCATCTTCCGCACAGCATTGTCTCCCGGTCGTCGACAAGCAAAAGAGCGAGCTGCTGATGCAACGCGAGTTGTTGGGAATTACATCATAAGATGGCAAGCGGAAAGGCTCTTTCAGGACACTTACGATCTCGATCATGATGAATTTTAAGGAGCCAAGGATGTCGACAATTTTAAGAAAAATCACGCTTATTGCACTGCTAACTTCCCCTACTATTTGCGCGAGCGAATTGGTCTATACGCCCGTAAACCCAAGTTTTGGTGGAAATGCTTTAAATAGCTCTCATCTGTTTAACCATGCTAATGCAATCAATGATTTTGAAGACCCAAATGCTAGGGACTTTTTCGGAGAACAAGAATCCGCACTAGATCGCCTAGCATCCAGCTTAGAGTCTCGTTTGATAAGTCAGTTGCTTGCTGATGTGGGGAACGGTAACACTGGACAATTAGAAACGGACGACTTTTTCCTCAATATTGTTGATGATTCTGGATCTTTACTCGTTCAGATAGTGGATAAAGCGACCGGCGAATCAACAGAAATTAGCGTATCGGGACTAAACCCAGACCTCTAATCACAAGGGTTATGTTATGAAATCGATGATTATCGTCTTCCTAACCTTTGTGTTAGGAGGATGCTCTTACTCTATGCAAATCCCAGAGACTTCTGAATCACCTAAGCTGATGCCGAGGGGAACAACGTATGTCGACCTCATTTCGTTGCCACTACCACGCGGTAAAATTTTGGTCTCAGTGTATGATTTCAGAGATCAAACCGGGCAATACAAACCTCAACCCAACAGTAACTTCTCAACAGCGGTGCCACAGGGAGGAACATCACTGCTCACAACGGCACTGATTGATTCACGATGGTTTATCCCACTTGAGCGTGAAGGGCTTCAGAATTTATTAACGGAACGTAAGATCATTCGAGCAGCTCAGAAAAAAGATAAGGTTGTGAATAATCATGGCGCAGACTTATCGTCTTTGAGCTCCGCAAACATTGTTATCGAAGGCGGGATCGTCGCTTACGATTCGAACATTGTTACCGGAGGCGCAGGTGCAAAGTATTTAGGTATTGGTGGCTCAGGGCAATACAGAACGGATCAAGTCACGGTTAACCTAAGAGCAGTTGATGTTCGAACTGGACAGGTTCTTTTGAGCGTAACCACAACCAAAACCATTTCTTCACATGAGATCGGCTTCGGGGCTTTTCGCTTTGTTGACT
The Vibrio pelagius genome window above contains:
- a CDS encoding curlin — encoded protein: MKLTQIGMIVGAVIGFNAAQADPLPAPYPAPEPAIGVKEGTTDLGIKGKVAAIEPLAMDNTAVWQMGSGDMANVTINQNTSGTTDGHVALVDTHASYKSDVVVEQSGNLNEAHVKLRYRRNNALIDQDGLHNQARVKVNGSGRLNDLRVTQMGDENISVVKAKGGADRNEADVYINGNSNTTYTEFSNGSVDRNDVAIDVLGDGNYVETIVNTDVGGGDWNDVDIDLMNSNDNRVFTLQTGSHSNVTVDLVSSNMNQFMIEQTSHDNAAVLGNGANGNVGLIYQN
- a CDS encoding curlin subunit CsgB translates to MMISKIASLASVACLYLSIGNVNVSMASDVEGDFLYNVDRDIVNEYRELYNMYSTDLDNYSEIDITNSSDSNATIVQYSPGIKANNRAKIKQSGYSNSADISQVGRNNVAYINQEGTGNTAVVGQIGGNSEALISQDGNHNLAVLGQANFSGQRSQLSIDQKGNHNVAFMAGSGGDNLGISQDGHDLAIVNASSSMRIFINQAN
- a CDS encoding curli production assembly/transport protein CsgE — encoded protein: MEAHMTMKLYIVALLSCTVSAGEKSHRLENGAPLENGTNFEDSTKSLKEQFNDFSEVNGIIVDRTITRLGDDFYFFFSQSINENYPNLKENLTVKERPTALSGSIIEVQHSRKPIFRTALSPGRRQAKERAADATRVVGNYIIRWQAERLFQDTYDLDHDEF
- a CDS encoding curli assembly protein CsgF, with protein sequence MSTILRKITLIALLTSPTICASELVYTPVNPSFGGNALNSSHLFNHANAINDFEDPNARDFFGEQESALDRLASSLESRLISQLLADVGNGNTGQLETDDFFLNIVDDSGSLLVQIVDKATGESTEISVSGLNPDL
- a CDS encoding CsgG/HfaB family protein produces the protein MKSMIIVFLTFVLGGCSYSMQIPETSESPKLMPRGTTYVDLISLPLPRGKILVSVYDFRDQTGQYKPQPNSNFSTAVPQGGTSLLTTALIDSRWFIPLEREGLQNLLTERKIIRAAQKKDKVVNNHGADLSSLSSANIVIEGGIVAYDSNIVTGGAGAKYLGIGGSGQYRTDQVTVNLRAVDVRTGQVLLSVTTTKTISSHEIGFGAFRFVDYKELLEVEMGYSQNEPVNIAVMSAIDAAVIHLIVQGMKRGMWSPGDPSAMQNPIISRYSDASTDIL